The Gopherus evgoodei ecotype Sinaloan lineage unplaced genomic scaffold, rGopEvg1_v1.p scaffold_45_arrow_ctg1, whole genome shotgun sequence genome has a window encoding:
- the LOC115642806 gene encoding olfactory receptor 14A16-like has product MSNQTTLLLGFSDVRELQILHFVVFLVIYLASLMGNLLIITAIALDHHLQTPMYFFLVNLSISYLSSISVTIPKSMANSLVNTRVISYPGCVTQVFLFFLFTATDLALLTIMAYDRYIGICQPLHYERVMNRRACSQMAASAWITGIVYSALHTGNTFRLPFCQSNVINQFFCEIPQLLKLPCSDSYLSEVGGIALGVFIGLNFFVFIIVSYVQIFRTVLTIPSEQGRHKAFSTCLPHLTVVSLLLITGIFAYLKPTSSSASGLEVVVGVLYSLVPPVMYPIIYSMRNKEIKAALKKLIVWKLFTKT; this is encoded by the coding sequence atgtccaaccaaaccacccttctcctgggattctctgacgttcgggagctgcagattttgcactttgtggtgttcCTGGTGATTTACCTGGCATCCCTGAtggggaatcttctcatcatcacagcAATAGCCCTCGACCACCATCTTCAaacccccatgtatttcttcctggtGAATCTGTCCATCTCATACCTCAGCTCCATCTCcgtcaccatccccaaatccatggccaattcccTCGTGAACACCAGGGTGATTTCTTATCCTGGATGTGTCACTCAAGTCTTTCTGTTTTTCCTCTTCACTGCAACTGATCTTGCCTTACTCACTATCATGGCATATGACCGATATATCggcatctgccaaccactgcactatgagagagtgatgaacaggagagcttgcagccaaatggcagccagtgcctggattaCTGGTATTGTCTACTCTGCCCTTCACACTGGGAACACCTTCAGATTACCCTTCTGCCAGTCCAATGTCATcaaccagttcttctgtgaaatcccccaacTACTCAAGCTCCCCTGTTCTGACTCGTACCTCAGTGAAGTTGGGGGTATTGCCTTAGGTGTGTTTATAGGTTTAAActtctttgtttttattattgtgtcttatgttcagatcttcagaaCTGTGCTGACAATCccttctgagcagggccggcataaagccttctccacctgcctgcctcacctcactgtggtctcttTGTTGCTTATCACTGGCATctttgcctacctgaaacccacctcTAGCTCAGCATCAGGTCTGGAAGTTGTGGTGGGTGTTCTCTATTCCCTGGTGCCTCCAGTGATGTATCCGATCAtttacagcatgaggaacaaggagatcaaagctgCATTGAAGAAACTGATTGTGTGGAAGTTATTCACCAAGACTTAA